Part of the Leishmania infantum JPCM5 genome chromosome 34 genome, TTCAGAAGAGCCACTCCGCGTTTGTCGTCTGCACTGACCCGAACGCCGAAGACGTCGACAACGACCTTGTCCTGCAGTCTGGCTACGAGAGCGCTGACGAGGACTTGATCTTAGACGAGGAAGTCGAGCTTGCCGCGCCAGCAGACTCTGACCTCGACGACATTCTCACTGAGGACTCCGCTCTTGAACTGCCGACGACAAGTCCGTTGACGAGggacggcgacgctgacgaGCTGCTCGCTGACCCAGACATCGTTCTAGACGAGTCGGTAAGCGAGCCGCCTGCTACACCGGCCCCCGCCACTGAGTCCCCGAGGAAAGAAGCGCCGGTGCAGGACGCGTTCTCGTCACCAGCGTCGACGCCATCTTCACGGATCGCCACAAATGCATCGACGAGGGCGGTCGTACCGGCGTCCTTGACAGCAGATTCGACCCCATCGGTgaagcggcgcgctgctctaTCAGGAGGATCACTGATCGTATCTCAAGCCTCGGCTgagtcgccgacgccgccgcctgtaAGCGGGAAAGAGGCGCCTGCATTGTCGAATAGGCGAGGTGCGATCATCAACGGGACCCACGTGACGCCTAAAGACTTCTTTACGAAGTCGAGCGAGCGGCCCGAGATCTACGCGCCGAATGACCGCACCGCCCAGCTCGTCATTAGATCGCATGCGTTGCCGAACAACCGCTACCTGCACGAGCCGTTTCGCGCGGTCAATCTGACCGAGGCTTCCCCGACGGGGCAGAAAACGTCATGCGTCTGTGAGATCGACATGTTTCGTGGTCGCTTTCGCAACCTCGACACGGCCGGCGTCAAGTCCTTCGACCTTTCCAGCGTGAACCTCTTCCGCGTGGAGAAGGACCCTCGGCACTCGCGACGGTTGACGCTGTACTTCCTCGACGCCCCACATCGCTACGCGCTCGAGTTCGGCTCcacggcgcgccgccagcagtTCTTCGAACTGGCAATGCTGATGCGGCGCAACTCCGTGCTCTGGTGcccgtctctctgtgtggaCGGTGAGAACGACGTCTCCATCACCGTCAAAGGCAccacgctgcagcggcccGGCAACAGAGACATCTCTGTCACTGGCGAGGTAAAGATGACAGTGGCGCGTATGCCGTATGAGGTGATCGACATGTGGTACGGCTGCTTCTCGCTGGAGGGGAAGCCACTGCCGCGCAGCATGGCGGTGTTCAGCGGCTTCTTCCCAAAGGATCAGCGCGAAATCTATGTCATCGGCGTCATTGACGTGCCAGCGTCGCTGCTTGGAAACGATGAGCTGGCGAGCTACTTTCTTGCGTACATTGGCGCCTCGACGTACGTTGTCCTCGCCAACACAGCCCTTTCGTCGGATACGCGCCACACCAGCAATGCCATGCTGGTTCTCTGCAAGCGCTCCTTCATTGTCCGAGTGACAAACATTCAGCTGCTGGAGTCTCTGTCGCTGCGGAAGGAAGGTGTGCATCACGGCGACTTCACCGCCGCGGGGTGTTCGCTGCGAATCAACGAGTCCTCTCTATGTGTAATTCTGGTCAACGCGAAACCCGGCGCCTACACCACGCAGAGCCGGGCGGCGTGCATTCGCTCGTTGCTGTCAGGCTTTCCCTTTGTAAAGACGTCGGTGGATATTTCCATGCGGTTCGACTACTTTATCGTCTCCGGCTCCTTCAACTTCGGCGGCGACTTCAGCTCCGAAGATGCGCTCATTCGGGAAATCCTTGCTGACAACCTCATGTCGAACATGCGCGAGATGGAACCCAGCACGACCCTCTCCAGCGCACCGTCACCTCTTCGCGTTTTCTACGCTGTCCGTCCCAGCGTGTCGCGCATGGACATGTCGGTCTACTCGACGTCGCGGGCGCTCACGTTTGCGAATGTGTTCTTCTCCGCCGACATCTTTTGCCAGCGCTCCTTCCTGAGCTTGTTTGCCGAAGGTGTGCCGCGCGTGCGGTTGCTCCTGAGCCGTGTGACAATCAAGGGTGTGCGGCTCCCGCACACCAGGtgtgcggagctgcaggtgTCGCTGGATGTCTTGGAGGGCTCCCCAACCACGTTCCGGCTTTCCCCGCAAGACGGCGACTACGTTATCCCGGACTCGACGCACACGGCCCTTTACCCGTGTGTCAGCCACACAGAGTACCTCCGACTGCAGACGCTGACGTTCTCTCTACTGGACAGGATTGggccggcggaggcgcacaagcacgcctTGGTTGCTTCCGGCGTCTTTCCGCTGAAGTCGGTGACCTTGGCTGAaccagtgctgctgcacattcCACTCTACTACGAGGGATGCGCCGTTGGCAAGCTAacggcagtgctgctgcaggtctACTATGAGCGTAACAGCGCCGAGTTGAGCGCTCTCGGCTTGCGTGACGCCCCGTACGCCACTATCTTCTCCTGCTACGAGAACGAAGTGCGTCGAGCCAGTGGTCAATGGACTCCTGCCTCAATCGTCGATGACGGTCTGTTTCACTTTTCCGCTGAAGACCCGACCGAGTCACAGGAACGTGAGGCGTGCTCTCTACCGGACCCGCATGCCTGGCGCTGGACGACGGAGTGGCAGCACGACCACCGTGAGGACGATCCACAAGGATGGGTGTATGCAGACGGCGTCGGTGCAGACCTGCAGctgagcgccaccgcctccaccagcatacgtcgtcgtcgatggGTTCGCGTCATGCAGGCAAGCGGACCCATCGCTTACCACTCGTACTTGGCTGACAAGCTgaagacggcggcagtgtgagttggcggcatcggcgcccaACTTTTCATCGCACGCgtcgtcgcggtggcgcgcacacagctgcCTGTCTATCTTGATGTGAATTGATGCCCAGCCTATGGCCAAGAAGGGCTtccgcagtggcggtggtggcggccatCGCCATACCCATAGACCCGAGGAGGGGCCGCCTCCCGTTGCGTCACCGTCCTCGCCCTCACCGTGACTTTGTTTCCGCTCTCTCAACATATGCCTCTCACGCACCTGCCCCACCGTAGCAGCCCAAGCGCACATGCTCGTAAATTCCCCTTCACGCACGTGGAGCGGTACATGTGCATatacccctcctccttccatATTCTTTACGTTACTCACAGGTCGCCATCTCTACCCTGCTCATGTTCTTTCTTTCTGTTAGTCGGTGCGTGACTGTCCTTTGCCCTCGCGCCCCCTCGGCGGTGTGTCAGCCTTGCGCTTCATGGCGTTGTTTCTTTTCCCTGTGGCACATTTTTCTTaccacctctctcttcttctcaGTGCCGCGTGTATCACCGCCTCGGAGGACTCTTAAGgcagcgcacacaaacacacacacacacgcacacacacagacgcacgcacctcctcactcaacgacgcggcgcaggagaggaaggtgtgcgtgcgtgtgcgctgctaCGTGTCCGGTTCAGTGACAGTGTGAtcgccccccttcccttcttaCGGTGTTTCTCTGAAGTAAGGGGCAGCAGCTAATGGCCGTGTACCGCGTTAAGCGCGgaagtgtgcgtgtgggtgatgcagcgcacacaggcacgcatgcgcacacactaCTTTGGCTGCGTAGTTGTTGTTGTGTTTTTTGATCCCGCTCACCGAGTGCCGTCTCACGGTTGAGACCCCTTGGCCACTCTGAGGCGAGCACTGGAGCAAACGGTGCAATGATTGTAAACGCCTCCGGCACCCACAGGCACGCTGCCATTCTGTTCACGGCACTCCCGCCAGCAGGAATGCCGGGAAGCAGGGATCCGGCAACACCTCAACCGACACTTTTTGTTTCCCTGGCcctttctcccttctctcgccgTGCGCTATCGCGGCGGACGCACACCTTCGACTTTTCCACAAAGTCTTCTTCTACAGACGCGAAACGAACATGAAGAACGCCAACCGCCCCAGGGCGTCCGTGAGCTTCGCTCGGGAGCGAATCGTGTCaaccgctgcggcgtcagCCACGAAGGGGCCTGCGATGCAGTTCGTCTCCAAGGGAGCGCGAAGCGACATGGAGCTGGTTTTTGACCGACTTCATGCTCTAGACAAGTCCGCCCAGTCTGACACCATTAGTGGTAAGGGACTGGCACAATTCCTGAGTGAGGTCGGCGTCGAGGAGTCGTCCTTAGAGTGCATGGTGCTCCTGTGGAAGTTGGGCGCCACTCAGAAAGGCTGCATCATGCGGTCTGAGTGGCTAATATCCGTGTATGCCCACGGCATCGAGTCCATCGTACAGATGCGCCAAAACGTCACCGAATGGGTAAAGGATGTtcgcgagagcggcggctcTTTTCTGCTCATGTACAACTATCTGTACGACTACATCCGCGGCGAGGAGGATCGCCGCATGACGCTGACAACTGCACTCAGCGCGTGGGACGTCTTTTTCAGCAAGAACGACCTCTACGCAAAGTGGAAGGCATGGGCAGTGGCCAACGTCAAGGGCGGCGTTTCCCGTGACCTTTGGCGGCAGCTCGGAATCTTCTTCACGATGGACACGACTGCCGCGCAACGCTTCGGCGACCAGATCTCTGCTCTGCCGTGGCCATCGGCAATCGCTGACTTTCTCGACCAGGGCGGTGTGCCGGCCTCGTGATTTGGCGCACTGATGGCATGTGAGGAGACGCTCATGCACATGTGGTCTTGAAACACTCAAACCCGTTTTGTTAAAGCtggggaggaggtgaagaagcagcggcatctgTGGTGTTGGGGTCATCGTGGATGTATTTATTTTATTTCTCTTGTCTGCGGCTCTGTGGATCTTCTCAGCCCATCCCCATTCCCCTTCGATGGTGCATACAAAATATCTTTCTCCGCTATTTGTGATGGACCGATATCGACTCGAACTTGGAATACAAGGAAGAGCGCAACACATCATCCGTCAACGTGGTTGCGCTGACATCCGAAGAGGCGCAGCCACGTCTTCCTCGCCTCTCACCGACGTCTGTGCGCCCGCCATATTGtcggtgttttttttttctaccGCTCACCAACTCTCCCGTTTATTGCACAAGCAAGCACCACGTTTGGCGCTCGCACGCTTGACTGCAGCATGCCGCACGAAAACCCCATGCACCGACGCTCGTGTCTCTCTGCAGCCCTCATTCCTCTCCTTCCAACACCTCtgctccctttttcttccgATTATTCACACGATTCCTCACGACGGGGAAAGGGTGGGGGAGAACACCACAGTGCGTGGCCCCTCAGCCTCCAGCAGCCGTGctctgtgtggggaggaGCTGAGCAGCCCcacactcccctcccccaacccCATGCGAGtgcagcgccactgctggCGGTGACGTGGCCAAGCGCCTACGGCGTAGGGAGATCAGAGCGACCTGCGGCGGTGAACAagcttgcgccatccatacGATAGGCGAAGGTGGCAACGTGGCTCGAACGCATTCCAGGTGGCCcccgcactgcctgctggcgggggAGGCCGAACCCCCCGGAGGGCTGCACTGTGTGGCGACCTGCTCAGCCGGTGGGTCGAGTTTGGCGTGGAGAGTGTGCCGAGacgacgaaggcggcgcatcgctgtaccgcgtgtgtgtgcggctgctttgCACTACTGgatgtgccccccccctcccccctccggcgcctcctgcggcagGAGAGGCAGAGTGCGGCCGAACACACGCTGTAGGGCAGACACAAGAGGCACCTTAAatcacaaaaaaaaagcagaacATCCTCGCACACGAATccctgcgctgctgcggatcTGGTTCAAAGAGTTGCGGGCGCCTACTAATGCGTTCTCTCATACTTCGACCGACACACACTGATAGGCGTACGTGCAgatcagctgctgcggacAACTCTTACGATTAGGAGCTTtacgccccctcccctttcggGCACTGATGTCCTGTCTTGCCCGTTCttctcaccccctcccctttcccgTCTTTCTCCACTGCCTGACCGTGCACATTCTCGCCATCCTTGGGAGAG contains:
- a CDS encoding putative Unc104-like kinesin, whose product is MSLFLSSRSLDDCLTPHPSLCSPSRCSFHASRSTCNQLTRTAHTHTHTHANAHTRALFWLGSHAERLLAMSVKVAVRCRPMSEHELKANAEVIVRMNGNEVELRGSVDGYGGKFLYDSALWSTGQVVNGSSNAEASQAYVYNAIGAELLEHIMTGYNGCIFAYGQTGSGKTYCMMGRDKDDPGLIPRIAQSLFEQSVALREQNIEVCVEVSYYEIYKEKVRCLLRPTQGGYDDTRLRVREHPKYGPFIEGLAKFVVSTPYEFLNLMRDGNKVRTTASTAMNATSSRSHAVFAITLTQKQQKGNLITQKTSRLNLVDLAGSERASKTLATGKLLTEGATINKSLTCLGKVISALAEAEESGRSRHIPYRDSTLTWILKDNLGGNSKTVMLATISPSSLQYEETLSTLRYAERAKKIVNKAVVNETNNNEVIAALQKEIWTLKSQLANASMNERERLQEELAASEAVKKELTSSLGEKLAYTKRLMEEREEYMHQLEVKLSAQAEEIEKLRRANEEKERRIDELLQRIHGLAASGSPPDGEKVERIQELVAALEQEQSTAKTRMKENQQQQQQATSASLDSSEDDAESHSLAVANPSGRLNTTASNTAAALAAVPETERSAPAVADMATELPVTVRAAIQKSHSAFVVCTDPNAEDVDNDLVLQSGYESADEDLILDEEVELAAPADSDLDDILTEDSALELPTTSPLTRDGDADELLADPDIVLDESVSEPPATPAPATESPRKEAPVQDAFSSPASTPSSRIATNASTRAVVPASLTADSTPSVKRRAALSGGSLIVSQASAESPTPPPVSGKEAPALSNRRGAIINGTHVTPKDFFTKSSERPEIYAPNDRTAQLVIRSHALPNNRYLHEPFRAVNLTEASPTGQKTSCVCEIDMFRGRFRNLDTAGVKSFDLSSVNLFRVEKDPRHSRRLTLYFLDAPHRYALEFGSTARRQQFFELAMLMRRNSVLWCPSLCVDGENDVSITVKGTTLQRPGNRDISVTGEVKMTVARMPYEVIDMWYGCFSLEGKPLPRSMAVFSGFFPKDQREIYVIGVIDVPASLLGNDELASYFLAYIGASTYVVLANTALSSDTRHTSNAMLVLCKRSFIVRVTNIQLLESLSLRKEGVHHGDFTAAGCSLRINESSLCVILVNAKPGAYTTQSRAACIRSLLSGFPFVKTSVDISMRFDYFIVSGSFNFGGDFSSEDALIREILADNLMSNMREMEPSTTLSSAPSPLRVFYAVRPSVSRMDMSVYSTSRALTFANVFFSADIFCQRSFLSLFAEGVPRVRLLLSRVTIKGVRLPHTRCAELQVSLDVLEGSPTTFRLSPQDGDYVIPDSTHTALYPCVSHTEYLRLQTLTFSLLDRIGPAEAHKHALVASGVFPLKSVTLAEPVLLHIPLYYEGCAVGKLTAVLLQVYYERNSAELSALGLRDAPYATIFSCYENEVRRASGQWTPASIVDDGLFHFSAEDPTESQEREACSLPDPHAWRWTTEWQHDHREDDPQGWVYADGVGADLQLSATASTSIRRRRWVRVMQASGPIAYHSYLADKLKTAAV